GTGCTCGAGCTGAACGGGGAGCCGCTCGCCGGCCCCGAACGCCGCCTGCTCGATGCGATCGTGGCGCAGCTGTCGGCGGCGATCGAGCACACCGATCTGCGCGCGACCGCCCTCGAGGCCGAGGCGCTGGCCGAGACCGATCAGGTGCGCAGCGCCCTGCTCTCGGCGGTCAGCCACGACATCCGCCGTCCGCTGGCATCGGCGGTCGCCGCGATCGGAGGGTTGCGCGGTGCCCAGGAGCTGTCGGCATCCGATCGCGCCGAGCTGCTCGCCACCGCCGACGAGAGTCTCGCGACGCTGTCGACCCTCGTCACCGATCTGCTCGACGTGAGCCGCGTGCAGGCGGGGGTCCTGGCGGTCTCGGCGACACGGCTGGACGCGACGGCTCCGATCCTCGCCGCGGTCGACGAGCTCGGTCTCGGTCCCGCCGACGTCGACCTGGCCCTCGATCCGGCGCTGCCCGCGCTGCAGGCCGACCCGGTGCTGCTGCAGCGGGTGCTCGTGAACGTGCTCGCCAACGCGCACCGTCACGCGCCCGAAGGCAGCCGGGTACTCGTGTCGACCAGCGCACTCGGCGACCGCGCCGAGATCCGCGTGATCGATCGCGGCGCCGGCGTCGCCCCCGAGAGACGCGACCGCATCTTCCAGCCCTTCCAGCGGTTCGGCGACACCGACAACACCACGGGACTCGGTCTGGGACTCGCCCTGTCGCGCGGATTCACCGAGGGCATGGGCGGTACTCTGACACCCGAGGACACGCCGGGTGGCGGCCTCACGATGGTCATCTCCCTGCCGCTGGTCGCAGGGTCCACCGACCTTCGACAGGCTCAGGACCCGCGAGAGACAGAGGCACAGTGAAGCTCCTCATCGCCGACGACGACCCGCAGATGGTGCGGGCTCTACGGATCACCCTCGCGGCCCACGGCTACGAGGTCGTCGTCGCAGCGGACGGAGCGGCAGCGATCGCGGCCGCGGCGCAGACGCATCCCGACCTCATCATGCTCGACCTCGGGATGCCGCAGCTCGACGGCATCGAGGTGATCCAGGCCCTGCGCGGCTGGACGAACGTGCCGATCATCGTGGTGTCGGGCCGCACCGGCTCCGCCGACAAGGTCGAGGCGCTGGATGCCGGAGCCGACGACTTCGTCACCAAGCCGTTCCAGGTGGACGAGCTACTGGCACGGCTGCGGGCGCTCTCCCGCCGATCCGCTCCCGCCGGGGGCGAGTCGGTGGTGATGTTCGCCGACGTCGTCGTGGATCTCTCGACGAAGACCGTCACACGGGCCGGCGCCCGCGTGCACCTGACCCCGACCGAGTGGCGGATGCTGGAGCATCTGTCGCGGCATCCGGGCGCTCTCGTCACGCGTCAGGACCTGCTGAAGGAGATCTGGGGCAGCGAGCAGGTGTCGGATTCCGGATACCTGCGGCTCTACATGTCGCAGCTGCGCAAGAAGCTCGAACACGAGCCGGGCGCGCCCGTGCACCTGCTCACCGAGTCGGGGATGGGCTACCGGCTCGTGCTCTGAGCGACCGCCCGGCGGCGACGGAGCGAAGCGACGACGCCGGCCAGGACCAACAGCACGGTCACGATGATCGCCGTGACCGCGGTCGTGGTGCTCTCCGGCTCACCCGTCAGGCGCCCGACGGCCAGCCAGGCGAGACCCCACGCGGTCGCGAGTGCCGGGGCGATACGGCCGGTGAACCAGGCGGATGCCGCGCCGATCACGAGCACGACGACCAGCACGGCGACGGCCCAGACCTCGGCCTGATCCGCCCAGCCCTCGGGGGCGATCTGCGTGAGCCACGCGGCGATGTTGGCGACGGTCGCGATCGTCACCCAGCCGAAATGGAGGCCGTTCGCGCCGTCGGTGAGGATGCGGTCGGCGAGATTCTTCGCCGGGAAACGCCCCAGCAGCACGATCACCCGTGCGATCGTCGCCAGCAGCAGCACGATGACGATCCAGGTGAGGACGAGCGTGAGGAACTGGGCCGTCACGAGCCACAGCCCGTTCAGCACCATCGTCGCCGCGACCCATCCGCCGACGGCGCGCTGGCGCTCGTCCGCGCGCTGCGCCGGGAGTGCCTGCCACACCGTGTACGCGATCAGTCCGAGGTAGATCAGGGACCAGATCGAGAAGGCGGGGCCGGCCGGGGCGAGGTACGACCCCTGCGCTGAGAGCGCGCCGTCCTGCAGCTCGTCCACCGAGGTTCCGCCGAAGGCACCGGATCCCACGGCGGCGGCGATCAGCATGAAGGATGCCGAGGCGATGATCACGGTCTGGCGGATGATGTCCTGCGTCCGGGATTCCATGGCTGCGACACTAGCCTCCCTCTGCGCGCCCGGCAGGAGGATTGACAACCGGCATCCAACTCGCTAACCAGGTAAGACACACACGAGGTTCGCGACCGGTGCCCGTCAGACGGTCGTCGCGACGGCCGCGTCGATCAACACCTCGGCGGCACTGCGCGCCTGCACCGCGACCTGCGGGTCGGCCGAGATCGCGGCGGTGCTCTGGGCGCCCTCGGCGAGGATGGACAGCTGCGCCGCCAGGAGCGGAGAGGCCCCGGTTCCAGCGACCAGTCCGGCCATGTACTGCTGGAACTCGGCCTTGTGCGAGCGGACGATCTCGGCGACCTCGGGGTTGGTGCCGCCGAGCTCACCGAACGCGTTGATGAAGGCGCAGCCCCGGAAGTCGTCGGTGCAGAACCAGTCCTCGAGGTAGCCGTAGACGGCGAGGAGACGGGAGCGAGGCTCGTCACCGGCATCCGTCACCGCGGCCGTCAGGCCAGACTCCCACTGCGCATGCTTGCGCGCCAGGACGGCGGCGACGATGTCGTTCTTGGCGGGGAACAGTCCATACAGCCGACGCAGCGACACGCCGGCGGCAGCGCGCAGCTCGTCCATGCCCACAGCCGCGTATCCCTTGCGGTAGTAGAGCTCGTCGGCCGCCGCAAGGATCTGTTCACGCACCGTTTCCTCGGTCATGATCTCAGTGTACTTGACATGAGAACGAACGTTCTCTATGTTGGACACATCGAGCGAGAACGACCGTTCTCACCGGAACCGAAAAGGATCAGCATCATGGGTTACATCACCGTCGGAAACGAGAACAGCACCCCGATCGAGCTGTACTACGAAGACCAGGGAGCCGGCCAGCCCGTCGTCCTGATCCACGGCTACCCGCTCGACGGCCACAGCTGGGAGCGCCAGACCCGCGAGCTCCTCGCCCAGGGCTACCGCGTCATCACCTACGACCGCCGCGGCTTCGGTCAGTCGTCCAAGGTGAACGCCGGCTACGACTACGACACCTTCGCCGCCGACCTCAACACCGTGCTCGAAACCCTCGATCTGCGCGACGTCGTGCTCGTCGGCTTCTCGATGGGCACCGGAGAGCTCGCCCGCTACGTCGCGAAGTACGGCCACGACCGGGTCGCCAAGCTCGCCTTCCTCGCCTCGCTCGAGCCCTTCCTCGTGCAGCGCGACGACAACCCCGAGGGCGTTCCGCAGGAGGTCTTCGACGGCATCGAGGCAGCCGCCAAGGGCGACCGCTTCGCCTGGTTCACCGACTTCTACAAGAACTTCTACAACCTCGACGAGAACCTCGGCTCGCGCATCAGCGAGCAGGCCGTCACCGGCAGCTGGAACGTCGCCGTCGGCAGCGCGCCCGTCGCGGCCTACGCGGTCGTCTCCTCCTGGATCGAGGACTTCCGCGGCGACGTGGAAGCCGTCCGCGCGGCCGCCAAGCCCACGCTGATCCTGCACGGCACGAAGGACAACATCCTCCCGATCGACGCGACCGCCCGCCGCTTCCACCAGGCGGTGCCGGATGCCGACTACGTCGAGGTCGAGGGCGCCCCGCACGGCCTGCTCTGGACGCACGCCGACGAGGTCAACGCCGCGCTGAAGGACTTCCTCGCGAAGTAGCATCCGCCCGCGTTCGGTCGAGCGCTGTACGCCTCACCAGGTCTTGTGCGCCTGCCAAGGTCGGAATCCTCGGATCCCGCCTTGTCAGGCGCACTTGTCCGTGCCACGCGCACGCACGACGGACGCGCAGATGCGACCGTGGCGGTCGCTCAGCCGCGCATCGCGACGCCGCGGCGCCAGTAGCCCATGAAGGCGACCTGCGAGCGGTCGATGCCGAGGTCCTTCACCAGGTGGCGACGAAGAGTCGTGACGACGCCGCTCTCTCCCGCGATCCAGAAGTACCGCTCCGCCGGAGCATCCGCCACCGTGATGTCCTCGCCGAGACCCGAGTAGTCCGGCGTCTCCCAGAGCAGCTCCTCGGTGTCGATGTCCTTCACGCGGATCTCCTCGGCGGCATCCGCGTCACCCAGGTAGCCGAGCACGGCGGGGATGAGCGTCAGTCCGTGCAGCTCACCGGCATCGCGCGGAAGCCAGTGCACCTCGACGTCCGACGGCGCGTCGATCGCCAGGATGTCGGCCGGCGTCGGCACCTCGATGAAGGCGACGCCGCGCAGATCGCGCGGAGCGTCCTCGAGGATGCGGGCGATGGCCGGGGCCGCCGTCTCGTCGCCGACGAGCACGACGGAGCGGGCGCTGCCCGGTTCGTACTCGGCGCCGCCGTGCGCATCGGCATCCACACCGCGGCGCGGCCCGACCAGGAACAGCTCCTGCCCGACGGCGGCCCGGCTCGCCCACAGCGAGGCGGGGCCGGTCAGCCCCGGCTCCAGATGCAGCACGAAGTCCACGACGACCTCGGTGCCGGCCTCGGTCACCCGCAGCTCGCGCACGGAGTAGGTGCGCATCGAACCGCGCTCCTCCTCCGGAACGGCGAGGTACGAGCCCCACCAGTCGTGCGAGGACCGATCGATCGGAGGCAGGATGCCGGATGCCGGCGGGAAGACGAGCTTGATGCGGGAGTCGAAGACCTCGCCCGGCGTGCCGAACTCGGACAGCTCGTCGCCCCCGAACGTCACCCGGACGAAGGAGGGCGAGACGCGATCGACCGCGCGCACCTCGGCGCGGGTGAGGATGTAGGTGGGGCGGTCGGTGATGGTCGTCTCAGCGGACATGATGCCTCCCGATAGGTGTGACCATCGGCTTTCCGGAAACCGGGTCGGTCGTGATCTGGTTGGCGAGGCCGAAGACCTCTTCCACGATGTCGGCGGTGATGACCTCGTGCGGGGCGCCGGTGGCATGCACCCGCCCGGCCTTCATCGCGACGAGCTCGTCGGCGTACCGCGCGGCCATGTTGAGGTCGTGCAGCACCATGACGATCGTCGTGCCGCGCGAGACGCTCAGGTCGGTGAGCAGGTCGAGCACCTCGATCTGGTGCGCCACGTCGAGGAACGTCGTCGGCTCGTCGAGCAGCAGGATGTCGGTCTCCTGCGCGAGCGCCATCGCGATCCACACACGCTGGCGCTGTCCGCCCGAGAGCTCGTCGACGCTGCGGTCGGCGAGGTCGGAGACCCCGGTCGCCTCGAGCGCATCCGCCACGACCTCGTAGTCGTGGGCGCTCCACCGGGCGAGTGCCTTCTGATGCGGGTGGCGTCCCCGTCCGACGAGGTCGGCGACGGCGATGCCCTCCGGCGCGATCGGCGACTGCGGCAGCAGACCGAGGATGCGCGCGACCTCTTTGGTGGGACGCGCGTGCACCGAGGTGCCGTCGAGCACGATCTGCCCCGCCGTGGGAGAGAGCAGACGCGCGAGCGAACGCAGCAGCGTCGACTTGCCGCATCCGTTCGCTCCGACGATGGTCGTGATCTTGCCGGGCGCGATCTGCAGGTCGAGGCCGTCGATGATGGTGCGATCGCCGTAGGCGAGGGTCACCCCCTCCGCCGACAGAGTGTGCGAGACGGTCATAGCGAACCCCCGGAGCGGTTGGTGCGGATGAGGAGATAGATCAGGTACGGAGCGCCCAGCACGCCGGTGACGACGCCCACCGGGTAACGCGTGCCGAGCGCGAACTGCGCGATGAGGTCGCCGCCGAGCACGAGCACCGCGCCGACGAACGCGCTCGGCAGGAGGAGATTCGCGCCGGGGCCGGTGAGGCGTGCGGCGATCGGACCGGCCATGAACGACACGAAGGCGATCGGACCGGTCGCCGCGGTCGCGAAGGCGAGCAGGGCGACGGCGCTGAGGATGAACAGCAGCCGCGTGGAGTTCACGCGCACCCCGAGGCCCGCCGCCGAGTCGTCTCCCAGCTGCATCGCCCCGAGCGCGCGTCCCTGCAGCAGCAGGAAGGGCACGATCAGCGCCGAGGCGATCGCGATCGGCAGGACGCGCTCCCAGGAGGCGTTGTTCAGGCTGCCGGTGAGCCACTGCATCGCGACCTGGATGTCCCAGTTCGGTGCACGCGACAGCAGATACGAGATGACGCTCTGCAGCATCAGCGCCACGCCGATCCCGATCAGGATGAGGCGCGTGCCGGCGAAGCCGCCCTTGATCGACAGCAGGTAGATCGTGAGAGCGGTGACGAGGGCGCCGCCGAGCGCGAGCAGCGAGACCACGGGGCCGCCTGCCGAGAGGACGATGATGCCGAAGACCGCGGCTGCGCTGGCGCCGTTCGAGATGCCGATGATGTCGGGGGACGCCAGCGGGTTGCGCAGCAGCGTCTGGAAGGCGACTCCCGCGATGCCGAAGCCGATCCCGGTGAGGACCGCCAGGATCGCGCGGGGCAGACGCAGGTCGCCCACCGTGAACGATGCGCCGGGGACGGTCTCGCCGAGGATCACGCGGATCACTTCGTCGGGCGTGTAGAACGTGTTGCCGACCATGAGCGCCGTGGCGAACAGCGCGAAGAGCACGGCGCCGAGCACGATCGTCGCCGTCGCATGGCGGCGGTGACGGGCTCGACGGCCCGCCACCACACGCGCGGTGCGGTGCGCAGCCGACTCGTCGGAGCGGTGCAGGGTGTGCTCGGTCGTGCTCACAGCTCACGCACCTTCTGACGACGGACGATCCAGATGAAGAACGGGGCTCCGATGATCGCCGTGATGATGCCGACCTGGATCTCCTCGAATGACGGCGCGATCACCCGGCCGACGATGTCGCTCGCGGTCAGCAGCGCGGCTCCCGCGAGGGCCGAGAACGGCAGCAGCCAGCGGTGGTCGGTGCCGATCAGCATCCGGCAGATGTGCGGGACGACGAGCCCGACGAAGCCGATCGGTCCGGCGATCGCGGTGGCGGCACCCGCGAGGATGACGGCCCCCAGAGCCGACATCAGCCGGGTGCGGAAGACGTGCTCACCGAGTCCCTTGGCCATGTCGTCGCCGAGAGCGAGCGAGTTCATCCCACGCGAGCAGAGGAGGCAGATGAGCGCACCGACCGCGAGGACCGGCGCGGTGAGCGCGATGCGCGGCCACTCCGCACCGCCGACGCCGCCGATCTGCCAGGACTGGAAGGTCTGCAGCAGGTCGACGCGCGGGAGCATCACGGCGCTGATGAGGGAGGCGAACGCGGCCGAGGTGGCAGCCCCGGCGAGCGCGAGTTTGAGGGGCGTGGCGCCGCCGCGACCGAGCGAGCCGACGGTGTAGACGAAGACCGCAGCGACCGCCGCGCCGACGATGGCGAAGCCCATCTGCCCGAACGGGTTGCTGAGGCCGAAGAAGGCGATCCCCACCACGACCGCGAGCGAGGCGCCGTTCGAGACGCCGAGGATGCCGGGATCGGCGACGGGGTTGCGCGTCACGGCCTGCATGGTCGCCCCCGAGAGGGCGAGGGCCGCCCCCACGAGGAGCGCGAGCACCGTGCGCGGGATGCGCTTGACGATCGCGGCCTGCTCGATGGTGTCGGTCCGGCCGCCGAGGGCCGCGACGATGTCGTCGAACGTCACGGCGCGCACACCGAAGGAGATCGACAGGATGCTGAGGACGAGCAGGAGTCCGACCCCGGCGAGAAGCCAGAGGGTGCGCACCGGCGCCGGACGCCGCAGATCTGCGGCGTCCGGCGCGATGGCTGTTGCTGAGGTCACTGAAACTCACTCCGCGGATGCGGACGTGGGATTACGGGGCCAGCGGAGCCGCCAGCAGGGCGAGGTAGTCGCCGAGACCCCACGGGATCGACAGCGGGGACGGGTTGGCGGATGCCGCGATCGGCGAGGAGTCGGGGAGCACCGCGATGCGTCCTTCGGCGATGGCGGGGATCTTCGACAGCAGCGGGTCGGCCTGCAGCAGCGGGATGATCGAATCGTCGCCATAGGTGATGAAGAGGTCGACGTCGTCGAACTTCGCGGCCTCTTCCGAGCTGACCGTGAGGTAGAACTGATCGCTGTCGGCGTTGTCCTCGACGATCGAGGGGAACGGCAGGCCGAGCTCGTGGATGTAGCCCGGGCGCGTGTCGATCGCGGTGTAGTAGCCGACCTGGCTGAGGTCGGTCGGGTCGATGTATGAGAACAGGACCTTCTTGTCCAACAGCGCGCTGTTCGCCTCGAGCGCGGCATCCGCGTCGGCGTGCAGGTCTTCGATCAGCGCCTCGCCCTCGGCCTCGAGGCCGAGTGCCTTCGCGTTCATCTCGATCATCTCGTCGACCGGCGTGCCCCAGGCGACCTCGGGGTAGGCGATGACGGGAGCGATCTTGGAGAGGGTGTCGTACTCCTCCTGGGTGAGTCCGGAGTACGAGGCGAGGATCACGTCGGGAGCGGTGTCGGCCACGGCCTCGTAGTCGATGCCGTCGGTCTCGTCGAAGAGCACGGGCTCCTCACCGCCGAGCTCGTCGAGCTTCTCCTCGACCCAGGGGAGGATGCCGTTGTCGTCATCGTCGCCCCAGGCGGCCTTGCTCATGCCGACGGGCACGATGCCGAGGGCGAGGGGCACCTCGTGGTTGGCCCAGGCGACCGTCGCGACGCGCTCGGGCTTCTTCTCGATGGTGGTCTCGCCGTAGACGTGCTCCACCGTGACGGGGAACGCATCGTCGGATGCCGGGTTGCCGCCGGCGGAGGCGGTCGACTCCGGGGCGTTGGACGAGCACGCGGCGAGGCCGACGGCGAGTGCGGCCGCGGCGCCGATGGCGAGGAGACG
This genomic interval from Microbacterium sp. LWH11-1.2 contains the following:
- a CDS encoding response regulator, with amino-acid sequence MKLLIADDDPQMVRALRITLAAHGYEVVVAADGAAAIAAAAQTHPDLIMLDLGMPQLDGIEVIQALRGWTNVPIIVVSGRTGSADKVEALDAGADDFVTKPFQVDELLARLRALSRRSAPAGGESVVMFADVVVDLSTKTVTRAGARVHLTPTEWRMLEHLSRHPGALVTRQDLLKEIWGSEQVSDSGYLRLYMSQLRKKLEHEPGAPVHLLTESGMGYRLVL
- a CDS encoding TspO/MBR family protein, with the translated sequence MESRTQDIIRQTVIIASASFMLIAAAVGSGAFGGTSVDELQDGALSAQGSYLAPAGPAFSIWSLIYLGLIAYTVWQALPAQRADERQRAVGGWVAATMVLNGLWLVTAQFLTLVLTWIVIVLLLATIARVIVLLGRFPAKNLADRILTDGANGLHFGWVTIATVANIAAWLTQIAPEGWADQAEVWAVAVLVVVLVIGAASAWFTGRIAPALATAWGLAWLAVGRLTGEPESTTTAVTAIIVTVLLVLAGVVASLRRRRAVAQSTSR
- a CDS encoding TetR/AcrR family transcriptional regulator: MTEETVREQILAAADELYYRKGYAAVGMDELRAAAGVSLRRLYGLFPAKNDIVAAVLARKHAQWESGLTAAVTDAGDEPRSRLLAVYGYLEDWFCTDDFRGCAFINAFGELGGTNPEVAEIVRSHKAEFQQYMAGLVAGTGASPLLAAQLSILAEGAQSTAAISADPQVAVQARSAAEVLIDAAVATTV
- a CDS encoding alpha/beta hydrolase — translated: MGYITVGNENSTPIELYYEDQGAGQPVVLIHGYPLDGHSWERQTRELLAQGYRVITYDRRGFGQSSKVNAGYDYDTFAADLNTVLETLDLRDVVLVGFSMGTGELARYVAKYGHDRVAKLAFLASLEPFLVQRDDNPEGVPQEVFDGIEAAAKGDRFAWFTDFYKNFYNLDENLGSRISEQAVTGSWNVAVGSAPVAAYAVVSSWIEDFRGDVEAVRAAAKPTLILHGTKDNILPIDATARRFHQAVPDADYVEVEGAPHGLLWTHADEVNAALKDFLAK
- a CDS encoding siderophore-interacting protein — its product is MSAETTITDRPTYILTRAEVRAVDRVSPSFVRVTFGGDELSEFGTPGEVFDSRIKLVFPPASGILPPIDRSSHDWWGSYLAVPEEERGSMRTYSVRELRVTEAGTEVVVDFVLHLEPGLTGPASLWASRAAVGQELFLVGPRRGVDADAHGGAEYEPGSARSVVLVGDETAAPAIARILEDAPRDLRGVAFIEVPTPADILAIDAPSDVEVHWLPRDAGELHGLTLIPAVLGYLGDADAAEEIRVKDIDTEELLWETPDYSGLGEDITVADAPAERYFWIAGESGVVTTLRRHLVKDLGIDRSQVAFMGYWRRGVAMRG
- a CDS encoding ABC transporter ATP-binding protein, with translation MTVSHTLSAEGVTLAYGDRTIIDGLDLQIAPGKITTIVGANGCGKSTLLRSLARLLSPTAGQIVLDGTSVHARPTKEVARILGLLPQSPIAPEGIAVADLVGRGRHPHQKALARWSAHDYEVVADALEATGVSDLADRSVDELSGGQRQRVWIAMALAQETDILLLDEPTTFLDVAHQIEVLDLLTDLSVSRGTTIVMVLHDLNMAARYADELVAMKAGRVHATGAPHEVITADIVEEVFGLANQITTDPVSGKPMVTPIGRHHVR
- a CDS encoding iron chelate uptake ABC transporter family permease subunit; the protein is MSTTEHTLHRSDESAAHRTARVVAGRRARHRRHATATIVLGAVLFALFATALMVGNTFYTPDEVIRVILGETVPGASFTVGDLRLPRAILAVLTGIGFGIAGVAFQTLLRNPLASPDIIGISNGASAAAVFGIIVLSAGGPVVSLLALGGALVTALTIYLLSIKGGFAGTRLILIGIGVALMLQSVISYLLSRAPNWDIQVAMQWLTGSLNNASWERVLPIAIASALIVPFLLLQGRALGAMQLGDDSAAGLGVRVNSTRLLFILSAVALLAFATAATGPIAFVSFMAGPIAARLTGPGANLLLPSAFVGAVLVLGGDLIAQFALGTRYPVGVVTGVLGAPYLIYLLIRTNRSGGSL
- a CDS encoding iron ABC transporter permease; this translates as MTSATAIAPDAADLRRPAPVRTLWLLAGVGLLLVLSILSISFGVRAVTFDDIVAALGGRTDTIEQAAIVKRIPRTVLALLVGAALALSGATMQAVTRNPVADPGILGVSNGASLAVVVGIAFFGLSNPFGQMGFAIVGAAVAAVFVYTVGSLGRGGATPLKLALAGAATSAAFASLISAVMLPRVDLLQTFQSWQIGGVGGAEWPRIALTAPVLAVGALICLLCSRGMNSLALGDDMAKGLGEHVFRTRLMSALGAVILAGAATAIAGPIGFVGLVVPHICRMLIGTDHRWLLPFSALAGAALLTASDIVGRVIAPSFEEIQVGIITAIIGAPFFIWIVRRQKVREL
- a CDS encoding iron-siderophore ABC transporter substrate-binding protein, which codes for MRTSRLLAIGAAAALAVGLAACSSNAPESTASAGGNPASDDAFPVTVEHVYGETTIEKKPERVATVAWANHEVPLALGIVPVGMSKAAWGDDDDNGILPWVEEKLDELGGEEPVLFDETDGIDYEAVADTAPDVILASYSGLTQEEYDTLSKIAPVIAYPEVAWGTPVDEMIEMNAKALGLEAEGEALIEDLHADADAALEANSALLDKKVLFSYIDPTDLSQVGYYTAIDTRPGYIHELGLPFPSIVEDNADSDQFYLTVSSEEAAKFDDVDLFITYGDDSIIPLLQADPLLSKIPAIAEGRIAVLPDSSPIAASANPSPLSIPWGLGDYLALLAAPLAP